In a genomic window of Vulpes vulpes isolate BD-2025 chromosome 6, VulVul3, whole genome shotgun sequence:
- the LOC112926460 gene encoding large ribosomal subunit protein eL39-like: MSSHKTFRIKRFLAKKQKQNRPIPQWIWMKTGNKIRYNSKRRHWRRTKLGL; this comes from the coding sequence ATGTCTTCTCACAAGACTTTCAGAATCAAGCGATTCctggccaagaaacaaaagcagaatcgtCCTATTCCCCAGTGGATTTGGATGAAAACAGGTAATAAAATCAGGTACAACTCCAAGAGGAGACACTGGAGAAGAACCAAGCTGGGTCTATGA